In one window of bacterium DNA:
- the yidC gene encoding membrane protein insertase YidC yields the protein MPEEKDRGMTIRLVLAVVISIVAMVGINFIIGLGSDEEGKTENTTEKPGETEKPVETLQPAAEEETVAVETAPAESVETPAPATAEPRLTPDQERLITLETDLIILRFSNIGGALKSVTLKEHKDYDGSQLVLFNKALGEYYPGMVSTSEFDALTVHTANHAAGEYKIEGEEQFTVTYSATVAGIRVVKNYTFRGDSYLGHFDLTVDYPTQDHRSFNLNLGTGLDRQGDMRELVRSLLVTTGEVGGEEFEESPGDNDLEEASGPIAYMAIADQYFALALKPTEALTGGRVALEPLLDPPKIANTVIEVRTDASGRFKDRFQLYIGPKQYDTLQALGMGDVADFGWDFLAPIAIGALKLLNFFEGFLGNYGLAILLLSIALKLVMVPLTNKSFRSTIAMQRLQPKIEAIKEKYANDQQRANQEIMELYKKHKVSPLGGCLPLLLQMPIFIALFGALRSAVELRGAGFLWIADLTLPDSLFNLGFTIPLLGWSTFNLLPILMTAAMWYQGKMTTSSGVKQKGFTKYLPLIFGVLFYNMPSGLVVYWITNTVLTMAQQYWLRKVDEAKGVSEPEPRGKVVKTVPASEPKAKPKPKPKKTEAAYEVQCEKCGHKTDWKKTLRREYKKVNLRSGGKGDVDGVYCPRCGAALALAVDDDPDYSLVAADPERPIPPKEDRDWGKFLPKPKPGEEGYNKVKTK from the coding sequence GTGCCCGAAGAGAAGGACCGTGGAATGACCATCCGGCTGGTCCTGGCCGTGGTGATATCCATCGTGGCGATGGTCGGCATCAACTTCATCATCGGACTGGGCTCGGACGAGGAGGGGAAGACCGAGAACACCACGGAAAAACCCGGTGAGACGGAAAAACCCGTGGAGACGCTGCAACCCGCCGCAGAGGAGGAGACGGTCGCCGTGGAGACCGCGCCCGCGGAGAGCGTCGAAACCCCGGCCCCCGCAACGGCCGAGCCGCGCCTGACCCCCGACCAGGAGCGGCTGATCACCCTGGAGACGGACCTCATCATTCTGCGCTTCTCCAACATCGGCGGCGCCCTGAAATCCGTCACCCTCAAGGAGCACAAGGACTACGACGGCTCGCAGCTCGTCCTTTTCAACAAGGCCCTGGGCGAGTACTACCCGGGCATGGTCTCCACCTCGGAGTTCGACGCCCTCACCGTCCACACGGCCAACCACGCCGCGGGCGAATATAAAATCGAGGGCGAGGAGCAGTTCACCGTCACCTACTCGGCCACGGTGGCGGGCATCCGGGTCGTGAAGAACTACACCTTCCGCGGAGACTCCTACCTCGGCCACTTCGACCTCACCGTGGACTACCCCACCCAGGACCACCGCTCCTTCAATCTCAACCTGGGCACCGGCCTGGACCGGCAGGGGGACATGCGGGAGCTGGTCCGCAGCCTGCTGGTAACCACCGGTGAGGTCGGGGGCGAGGAGTTCGAGGAGAGCCCCGGGGACAACGACCTCGAGGAGGCCTCGGGCCCCATCGCCTACATGGCCATCGCCGACCAGTACTTCGCCCTGGCGCTCAAGCCCACCGAGGCGCTCACCGGCGGCCGGGTGGCCCTCGAGCCGCTGCTCGACCCCCCGAAGATAGCCAACACCGTCATCGAGGTGCGTACCGACGCGAGCGGCCGCTTCAAGGACCGCTTCCAGCTCTACATCGGGCCGAAGCAGTACGACACACTCCAGGCCCTCGGGATGGGGGACGTGGCCGACTTCGGCTGGGACTTCCTCGCCCCAATCGCCATCGGCGCCCTCAAGCTCCTCAATTTCTTCGAGGGATTTCTGGGCAACTACGGCCTGGCGATTCTTCTCCTGTCCATCGCCCTCAAACTGGTGATGGTGCCGCTGACGAACAAGAGCTTCCGCTCCACCATAGCCATGCAGCGGCTCCAGCCGAAAATCGAGGCCATCAAGGAGAAGTACGCCAACGATCAGCAGCGGGCGAACCAGGAGATAATGGAGCTCTACAAGAAGCACAAGGTGTCGCCCCTGGGCGGCTGCCTTCCGCTTCTTCTGCAGATGCCGATATTCATCGCGCTCTTCGGGGCGCTCCGAAGCGCCGTGGAGCTCCGCGGCGCCGGCTTCCTCTGGATAGCCGACCTCACCCTGCCCGACTCCCTGTTCAACTTAGGCTTCACCATACCCCTCCTGGGCTGGTCAACCTTCAACCTCCTGCCCATCCTGATGACCGCCGCCATGTGGTACCAGGGCAAGATGACCACCAGCTCGGGCGTCAAGCAGAAAGGTTTCACCAAGTACCTCCCCCTCATCTTCGGCGTTCTTTTCTACAACATGCCCTCGGGCCTGGTCGTGTACTGGATAACGAACACGGTGCTGACCATGGCGCAACAGTACTGGCTGCGCAAGGTGGACGAGGCCAAGGGCGTGAGCGAGCCGGAGCCCAGGGGGAAGGTGGTCAAGACCGTCCCCGCCTCGGAGCCCAAGGCCAAGCCGAAGCCGAAGCCGAAAAAGACGGAGGCCGCCTACGAGGTGCAGTGCGAAAAGTGCGGGCACAAGACGGACTGGAAAAAAACCCTGCGCCGCGAGTACAAAAAAGTCAACCTCCGCTCCGGGGGGAAGGGCGACGTGGACGGGGTTTACTGTCCCCGCTGCGGGGCGGCCCTCGCCCTGGCCGTGGACGACGACCCCGACTACTCCCTGGTGGCCGCCGACCCGGAGAGGCCGATCCCACCGAAGGAGGACCGGGACTGGGGGAAGTTCCTGCCCAAGCCGAAACCGGGCGAGGAGGGTTACAACAAGGTCAAGACCAAGTAG
- a CDS encoding 4Fe-4S binding protein: MPNKHYVHLKNIDDIPTMAKTLSTMLVNETGSWRNVRPIIHNDECTQCGICWKYCPDMSISEDAEGFPVVNLVYCKGCGVCAMECPKDCIEMVEEVR, translated from the coding sequence ATGCCCAACAAGCATTACGTCCACCTGAAGAACATAGACGACATCCCCACCATGGCCAAGACGCTCTCCACCATGCTGGTCAACGAGACCGGCTCCTGGCGCAACGTCCGACCGATCATCCACAACGATGAGTGCACCCAGTGCGGCATCTGCTGGAAGTACTGCCCCGACATGAGTATCTCCGAGGACGCCGAGGGCTTCCCCGTGGTGAACCTCGTCTACTGCAAGGGCTGCGGGGTGTGCGCCATGGAGTGCCCCAAGGACTGCATCGAGATGGTGGAGGAGGTCCGCTAG
- a CDS encoding 2-oxoacid:acceptor oxidoreductase family protein: MIEIRFHGRGGQGAASGCTVFADAAFRGGKRIQAFPMFGVERRGAPVASFVRISDTEIRARHNIYTPDHVIVLSETLMDTIDCTDGLKPGGTITVNTAKSPEELGLKGDFKLYTVDATRISIEHGLGSITSPIVNTAMLGAAAKVTGLADIELLMQCIREAVPSKPEENAAAARDTYDAITP, translated from the coding sequence ATGATCGAAATCCGCTTCCACGGCCGCGGTGGTCAAGGTGCGGCCAGCGGTTGCACCGTCTTCGCCGACGCGGCCTTCCGCGGGGGGAAGAGGATCCAGGCCTTCCCCATGTTCGGTGTCGAGCGCCGGGGTGCGCCGGTGGCCAGCTTCGTCCGCATCTCGGACACCGAAATCCGCGCCCGCCACAACATCTACACCCCAGACCACGTCATCGTCCTCTCCGAGACGCTCATGGACACCATAGACTGCACCGACGGCCTCAAACCCGGCGGGACCATCACCGTGAACACCGCCAAGAGCCCGGAGGAGCTCGGTCTCAAGGGCGACTTCAAGCTTTACACCGTGGACGCCACCCGGATATCCATCGAGCACGGCCTGGGCTCGATCACCTCCCCCATCGTGAACACGGCCATGCTGGGCGCCGCCGCCAAGGTCACCGGCCTGGCCGACATCGAGCTCCTCATGCAGTGCATCCGGGAGGCCGTCCCCTCGAAACCCGAGGAGAACGCCGCCGCCGCCAGGGACACCTACGACGCGATTACCCCGTAG
- a CDS encoding MBL fold metallo-hydrolase, whose translation MCEPLVVVVGVLEMNCYVWPVGDGGALVVDPGAEVPKIARVLEENGLEPRAIALTHGHPDHLGGAGEMARRHDIPCYLHPDDLIWVAALKEEWLEVYGPRPTEWPHFTAYPALLTFPAVQLEVLPLPGHSPGGVVLYDAKYGIAAVGDSIFAGSVGRSDLPGGDPDKLFHNLERVVMSLPDSTRLLPGHGPATTVGEEKRSNPYLV comes from the coding sequence ATGTGCGAGCCGCTGGTCGTGGTGGTCGGTGTGCTGGAGATGAACTGCTACGTGTGGCCCGTGGGCGATGGTGGTGCCCTGGTGGTGGACCCCGGGGCCGAGGTGCCCAAAATCGCCCGGGTGCTGGAGGAGAACGGCCTGGAGCCCCGGGCCATCGCCCTGACCCACGGCCACCCCGACCACCTGGGCGGCGCCGGGGAAATGGCCAGGCGCCACGACATCCCCTGCTACCTCCACCCAGACGACCTGATCTGGGTGGCGGCGCTGAAGGAGGAGTGGCTCGAAGTCTACGGGCCCCGGCCCACCGAGTGGCCCCACTTCACAGCGTATCCGGCCCTTTTGACGTTTCCCGCCGTCCAGCTCGAGGTGCTTCCCCTCCCGGGTCACTCGCCTGGCGGGGTGGTGCTCTACGACGCCAAGTACGGCATCGCCGCGGTGGGCGACTCCATCTTCGCCGGCAGCGTGGGGCGCAGCGACCTCCCCGGCGGCGACCCCGACAAGCTCTTCCACAACCTCGAGCGGGTCGTCATGTCCCTGCCCGACTCGACGCGCCTCCTGCCGGGCCACGGCCCCGCGACCACCGTGGGCGAGGAGAAGCGGTCCAACCCCTATCTGGTTTGA